The Pecten maximus chromosome 14, xPecMax1.1, whole genome shotgun sequence genome includes a region encoding these proteins:
- the LOC117342521 gene encoding uncharacterized protein LOC117342521 isoform X2, whose amino-acid sequence MIRLLLLLVLPCINGQGFQSSITPNWGQVVGSAANQERLLASLITRGWTPPADVQRELATAARVRQTVTGGRDEFGNRFNFGFTPEQLMAPGLSIDELIPTNNGGSFGNIRDPGAANSLASLPNNMQIPGSLTQGLVNRGLLDPTLVNPNLAGRG is encoded by the exons ATGATACGACTGCTTCTGCTTCTGGTCCTAccat GTATTAATGGCCAGGGATTTCAATCTTCTATCACCCCGAACTGGGGTCAAGTAGTTGGTTCAGCAGCCAATCAGGAGAGACTTCTGGCTAGTCTGATCACCAGAGGCTGGACACCACCAGCGGATGTCCAGCGAGAACTAGCAACTGCTGCTCGGGTACGGCAGACTGTCACTGGTGGTAGAGATGAATTTGGAAATAGATTCAACTTTGGATTCACACCGGAGCAATTAATGGCCCCCGGGCTATCGATAGATGAGTTAATTCCTACAAACAATGGAGGTAGCTTTGGAAATATCCGAGATCCTGGAGCGGCTAATTCTCTGGCGAGCCTTCCTAACAACATGCAGATCCCGGGTAGTCTAACACAGGGGCTCGTTAACAGGGGTTTACTGGATCCTACTCTTGTCAATCCCAACCTCGCAGGACGGGGCTGA
- the LOC117342521 gene encoding uncharacterized protein LOC117342521 isoform X1, with translation MPGMVNILPDGGPLGPGVGQIGLGRLGPGRFGPGRLGPGVGPIGLGRLGPGVDPIGLGRLGPGVDTIGLGPLGPDPLDPIGPGVIGIAGRDHHGHDDHNDHSIKAVKGELVKNKIIKKKLKKELKARKQIKKEQRITKKILRGKGGIGGTNGQIVQHGDHFHLDDKILKVVGSTRTHHHPPPPLRRDLRKRKNPVSNLVTGLLLGGLGALLGGK, from the coding sequence ATGCCTGGTATGGTCAACATACTCCCTGATGGTGGTCCACTCGGGCCAGGGGTTGGCCAAATTGGACTTGGACGCCTTGGACCCGGACGCTTTGGACCCGGACGCCTTGGACCCGGGGTTGGCCCAATTGGACTCGGACGCCTTGGACCCGGGGTTGACCCAATTGGACTCGGACGCCTTGGACCCGGGGTTGACACAATCGGACTCGGACCCCTTGGTCCCGACCCTCTGGATCCCATAGGACCAGGAGTGATAGGTATAGCAGGACGCGATCACCATGGTCACGACGATCATAACGATCATAGTATCAAGGCTGTAAAGGGCGAGTTggtaaaaaacaaaatcatcaaaaagAAGCTGAAGAAAGAACTCAAGGCTAGGAAACAAATAAAGAAGGAACAAAGAATAACGAAGAAAATTTTACGTGGCAAAGGAGGTATCGGTGGCACGAATGGACAGATAGTGCAACATGGCGACCATTTTCATCTCGATGACAAAATTTTGAAAGTCGTTGGTTCTACAAGGACACACCAtcacccaccaccaccactcCGACGAGATTTACGGAAAAGGAAAAACCCGGTCAGCAATCTAGTAACAGGGCTGCTGTTAGGAGGCTTGGGGGCCCTGTTGGGAGGGAAATAA